GTGAGCCGAGAGTTGCGCTTTACAGGGAGGGCATGAATTCTTTTCAGAAGCGACGACACTATCATCTGCTGAGGAAGCATCAGAACAACATGGTCAGCAATCTTTGCCAGATAAGAGATGCTTGGCTTAACTGTAGGGGATACAGTATTGAAGAAAGGCTCCGTGTCCTGAACATTATGAGAAGTCAAAAGAGTTTGATGTACGAGAAGGAAGATTTGGAAGTTGATTCTTCAGATGAGGAGTCTGGTGAAGGTATATGGAACAGGAAGAACAAGGATAGGAAAATTTCACAGAAAATGGGTCGCTATCCTTTTCATGGGGTGGGTTCTGGTTCAGATATCCATCCACGAGTACGATCAGCTGCTATTGAACAAGAGAAGTTTGGGAAGCAAAATCCAAAAGGCATACTCAAGTTGGCTGGTTCAAAGCCACCTTCAGTAAAGGACCCAAGCGGTCGCATATCTTCTCCCTACCCTACTTTGGATGTGAATCCTGGTGTAAATGGTTCAACTTCTGCTCTTTCTCATCAGAACAAGTCAGCGGGATATGATTCAGGGTCAATGCTCAGGATGAGGGATCAGCAGTGGAATGGTGACAACAATGAGGAGATGTCACATGGGCCGACTGCCCTTCAAGATCGCAATTTATTACGTGGCAACATGATTGATAAATCTAATTTCCGGAAAAGGGGAAAGAGGCATGACCTTCTGAGAGGTGATGAGATGGATACTGACAATTTGATGGGTCTGTCTCTGTCTTCAAGGACTGATCTGCATGGATACACTAGAAATGCCCACCAAACTTCTGATTTAAAAAATTTCCCGGCAAAGCCATCTTCTAAGAGAGGTTCGTATGAATATTCTAGGAATGTTAAGTATCCTCCAGAAAATGTTCAACAGTTTGTTGGTAGCGAACAGGCAAAGTCCAGATTTAGGAGCTCACAGTTACCGCTTAAAGGTAGTACGGTTGATTCAGGAGATTATGATGAACTTTTCTGTAGCAATGAGACACCAGGACAGGAATTCGGTATGGATTCTTCATTTAAATATGATGATTGGTATCAAAAGGGCAAGAAATGGAAGGCAGGGAGAGAGTCTCCTGATCTTAGTTACACTCCTTTCAGATCATCCTCCCCACAGGTTAATGATAGACTTCTATCATCTGACTTCAGGGCAAAATCCTTGCAGGAGAAGATCAGGGGGACTTCTATGCAGAATGGAGGAAAAGAGACAATGCCTTTGAGGGGTAACCTGCTTTTAAGAAGTGAAGAAACTGAATCAGACTCATCAGAACAGTTGGGTGACGAGGAGGATGACACTCCTTTGTTACAGAGCAAATATGCTTACATGATGGGTACTGCTGCCGGCTCTCGCTCAAAATTGTTAAAGGCTCACCTAGatcccaagaaggccaaatttgttACAGATTTGAAGCCACATGTAATAACGCAATTCAAAAAGAAGGGTGGCTTTACAGAGCGGGGGCAGATGCATGGTGTAGATAATTACCTTTCTAAAGCAAAGCAGAAGGGTGAAATACGCAATGGCGGTGCTTTTCATAAACAGGCTGGTAAATTTATTGAAGAGAGCTATCCCTTGGGATCAGACATGCTTGATGATGGTGATGATGATTGGAAGCAGGTATACAAAACAGGTAAGAATGGCCGAATACGAGGGGATCCCATTGGAAGGTTAGACATGCCCTCATCAAATGCATACACTGCTGAGCGAAAGAAGAAAGGGAGAACTGACCTCGATCATTCCATTGTGAGGTCTAAATATTTGCATGATTATGTTGGTGATGAGGATGATGCATTTGAAAGACGGTTGGTTGTGGATAATAATGAAGTTGGGCAAAGTAGGCATGGGAGAAAAGGACAGAAATATGTTGCTGCATATAAGGGTGATCAAAATGAGCGATCCGAGGCTCCGCTCGGTTGCAACTCAGCATCAAAGAAGCGAAAAATGAAGGATGATGATATTGGTGGCAGAGATGAAGATGGCAATCTTTTGTCAGCCACCCCAACAGATGATTTGACTtactcaaaaagaaaatcaaagaaaaaaatagagatCGAGAGGATTAGTTCAGAAATGGATAATTCTGATATGCGTCTTACTGATATGGGGACAGCAGACAGAGAACTGGAAACCAAGCCACAAAAAAAGACATTCACTTTGATCACACCAACAGTCCATACTggattttcattttctattgTACATCTTCTTTCAGCAGTCCGCATGGCAATGATTAGTCCACATGCAGAAGACAGTCTAGAAGTGGGGAAACCCATAGAAGAACTGAACAAAGCACAAGAAGGCACTGAAAATGGTGATCTTTCTAACAGTAAGATTGATGCCAATGGCGAGTCCACTGACCATCTGAACATGCTCTCTCTTACTGTTCAGGAGATTGTTAATCGTGTGAGATCAAATCCTGGTGATCCTTGCATTCTCGAGACCCAAGAACCACTGCAGGATTTGGTCAGAGGGGTTCTGAAGATATTTTCTTCAAAAACAGCACCCTTGGGAGCAAAGGGTTGGAAGGTACTAGCTGTTTATGAAAAATCTAACAAAAGTTGGTCATGGACTGGCCCAGTTATTCATAATTCACATGACCATGATACCATTGAGGAGGTGACTTCTCCTGAAGCTTGGGGTCTTCCTCATAAGATGCTTGTCAAGTTGGTTGATTCCTTTGCCAATTGGTTGAAATGTGGTCAGGAAACTCTTCAACAAATAGGAAGTCTTCCAGCTCCACCTTTGGCATTGATGCAGGTCAACCTTGATGAGAAGGAAAGGTTTAGGGATCTGAGGGCTCAAAAGAGTCTTAACACCATAAGCCCTAGTTCAGAGGAAGTGAGGGCTTATTTTCGTAAGGAGGAAGTTCTTAGGTACTCAATCCCTGACAGAGCATTTTCCTATACAGCAGCTGATGGTAAAAAATCTATTGTGGCACCTTTGAAAAGAGGTGGTGGTAAGCCAACATCAAAAGCCCGAGACCATTTTATGTTGAAACGTGATCGGCCACCCCATGTTACAATTCTTTGCCTTGTAAGAGATGCAGCAGCTAGGTTACCTGGAAGTATTGGCACTAGAGCAGATGTTTGTACTTTAATTCGAGATTCTCAATACATTGTTGAAGATGTTTCTGATGCGCAAATTAACCAAGTAGTTAGTGGGGCCTTGGATAGATTGCATTATGAACGTGATCCTTGTGTACAATTTGATGGGGAAAGAAAACTGTGGGTTTACTTACacagagaaagagaagaagaagatttTGAGGATGATGGGACTTCGTCCACAAAGAAATGGAAGAGGCAGAAAAAGGATGCTGCAGATCAATCTGATCAAGGAACAGTAACTGTTGCTTGTCAAGGGACTGGGGAACAAAGCGGATATGATTTGTGCTCAGATCTCAATGTGGATCCACCACCATGCACTGATGACGATAAGGGAATGGAACTTCTTTCTACCGATGCAAGGCTGAATGAAGAGACCCATGTTGATGTCAATCTTGCTTCTGAAGAAGGCAATGCCTGCGATGGTAATTCAATGGCTTGGGAGTCTCTTGGTTTAAATCCTACTCGGGAGTTATGCCAAGAAAACTCAACAAACGAAGATTTTGATGATGAATCTTTTGGTAGAGAAAGGCCTGTTGGACTATTGAGTGCAAGCTTGTTGTGAAGAATTCTACAGGTAGAACTATTTACCTCATTGACATTATTTTGATTGTATATTCCTCTTTGCCTTTTGGCTATTTGTTATCTGAAATATCATAACTCCTTTGTCTATGGCACATTGAGAGTCtagttatttttaaagaaacaaagacaTTAGAGAAGTTTGCTAGGTTGTTTGAGAGAAGTATAATTGAAGTAGAATACGGTTTCTTGGTATTTTTTGTTACATAGAGGATATTCAATTTGTTTCTCCGATATTGAATCCATTTATTAGTGCTTATGAAATCTGTAACTTTTTCTTTGTGCAGGCTTTTGGTCCACCGGCACTCGAGTTCGGTCATCCTGGCTTTTGCACTGTTGCTTGTATATAATGCGGGCACAGTATCTTTGTATATTGATTTGATCGCAAAGAAatagaatagaatgtgatctTGTTGAAGATCGTAGAATTGGTTAGGTTAGCTGGATGCTTTTAACGGCTTTACATCCCCCATAAATAATACCTTTTGGGTTGAAATTTCTAATGATTTGAAGTGAGCTTCTTGTGTGATGGATCAAGGAGCGCGATGTGGCGTTGTTGTATTGCATCGCAGTATTCTTATTTTATCTGTAGATATGACTCAATTAAAGACATGATGTCAGTACATccaataaatctgttcatccaaaTGAACAGgacaaaatattaattacacTCAGATGGAAAACATAAGACGTTATTTCTCATTGCTTGATTCGTATTTTTATGCATGGATGATCTTGTCTTGAGTTTCACAGATGGAATATAACTGCTATTTTTCACTCAGCTGTCCATATTCTTGTAAAAAATAGCTTTGGTAATTTAGTAATAGATTTCTTGTTATGTCGAGCACAAATTTAACTATATGGtcaacaaaatgaaaaacacAATAAATCAAGCAAATTATTACAGGTATGGTTGTTTCACAGTTCAAATATTGGTACTACGaatttatatgtatttaaaCGGAAAAGTAACCAAGCGATGGTTCCTGTGCTGAAAGTAGTATGTTTAAAACGCATCGAAGGGTGACCCAAACACATTAACTTCTCGTTATAGAATATATTTTGCTTAATTCTAAGATTTGGGATGGGATGCTATATTTAGCAACTTTTTATATGACTTgattttatttgtatatataacgagaaaaagtaattgaaaataaaaagaaagattttttagaaaaataacgttttttatatttatgcatattaataattttatttatttattgaaatatagGACACGCATTATAGGGTAGCAACCATAACTAGTTTTAACGGTTTTTGTGGGCATTTGATGTGAAGTTGGGCAATAACGTGAGTGAAGTGTTAACATCTAGTGAAAGAATGGTGAACCTCAAATAAGAAGGATGACGAGAAGGACGTCATCATGTATATAAAGGAACATTAAGTGTTGAATAACATTAATGAATTACAAATTAAATAGAACTTCAGTTATCATATTTGACAATAGTTGACCCTAAACATATTTGACAATAGTTGACCCTAAATATATTTGACGATGCCTCAAAATATAAGAGTTAGTGTGCTGTCTGTGTATACTTCTCACACCAATCAAGTAAAATTACAAATACACTTTTACTGTGAGCATCCTAAAAgatatatttttgaatgaagTACCTTGAGTTAATGTGTATGACGTCCAATCAAAGACCAATTGTTGAGAGAACGTGAAATCCAATGGCTGCTCGTACTCGGGGTAATAAGGAAAAGTTGAACAATGATGTTTCCAACTTTTCAGGGTTGAAAAAAGTTGTCCTAATGTAACCTGGTATAGTGTGTCAGAAAGACATTGATAAGTGAGTATGgaagtttttgtttttcataaatatatttcttaatCCATAGATAgaactaattttttcataacATCGTGATTAACCAAAGAACTTACCAGATATTCTTACAAAAAAACAGCTTCTACTAACAGTGGTACACCTTGGTAACGTGGAGAACAAAAGGTACAGAGTATTCCAACCAGAAGCTGCAGCTTTTTCACAGACAGCCATAACATGGGACCCAGTTATCAGCACCGAACCCAACACAACCTTGGACAATTAGTTGTTCCCTTGACCGTACACCCAATTATGAAGAGAATTCTTTGTTCACGTGTTACCAGCCTGTACAAGCCCGTTCCCCTCCTAGCTTTGGTTTTTGTCTCTCATTCCTGACAAGCCATTATCCGACACCCGTATTTAGGCCAACCACCAAAGCAAATTCCTTTATCTGTTTAGGCACCAACACATGAAATGTTACGTTCATGCTCATCTTATCTTCGTTTGTCTCGGCGTACTGTGTACTGCGTGTCTCCCACTACAAATTATTACAAAATCCATTGACAATTTTTTTGTTCCACAGCTTCAACATATGTTTAGACAATTTGCAGATATGGCAATGTCAAAAATGAATGCAAACACCCCCAAAATCATATTATGTAGTGCTACCAATCTCAAAATGACATGAATGAGATAGGTTACTGTAGAAAAGTGTAACCTTTTACATATTCCGGcctcttttttcctttttcctctatttttcaaaaaaataaaataaatgaatatataattttatgcaATTACATCTGAACAATATGCTATTTACAGAATTCCGACAGTCCCTAGTTAATAGCAATAAGAGGAACTCTGGAATCTCTCACTGATTGAGCGGCTTCATATGCCCCGATATGTTTAACATCTCCATTTGCATGTTTAGGAGATCTTGCATCCCAGAATGACCTCAACAATTCCTCAAACGATGGGGTTCTTAGTTCTTCTATGGATGAAACACTAGGTAAATTGAAGAGTCTCTTTCTTGGTGTTGAACAAGATGGTTCGTCGACCTGTATGGCACCGTAATTTAaacatgaaaaattataaaccaGTAACCAGTGAAATATTGTCGAGGCTAAAACATACTATACTTGAGTCCTTAAGTCACTTTCTTACCACGTATTCGTTGAGAAGACATTCCCCTGCATGTTCAGTTATCTCTACAATTTTGTGGTAATGACCACCCTTTAGTTCTCTCAAATCACCACAGCAAGGAATAATCATAGAGTTCAGATTCCCACAAGCTTCATGATCAAGTTGCAATGAATCTGCAAGTGTTTTTAACTTTTCAGATGACgtttattgtattatttataCCTAGGTAACAATGATGACGCATAGATGTAACACAAAAAAATACTGACGATCAATGGATGAGTTAATATCCTTATTTGCTATTCCCGCATCTTCAAGTGTAGTTGACACGGCACTAGAGAAACGGGAACGTAGAGTTTGATTAGCTTCAATTCCTCCCCTGGCCACATAGCAATTCAAAAAAGGGTTAACAAAATgtgttttctttcattgatCTTTATTGGGAAATACAAGACCTACCTAACAATAGTATCCACAGAAGCAGCATTTCTCTTCTCCAGACCAAGCAAAGACTCTTGAGCTTTTCTCCATTGTTGTGAACCTACTTTTGCCTTGTTGAGGCTGCAGTAGTTTTTGTTCAGTACAGGAATCGCTAAATAGAAGAGAATAATAGACTGGAAATATAATATGCATTATCCTAGCTCATACATACCAGATTTGAAGAACCTCCACGAGGTCTTTCTTCCCAGATTCTACAGCAGAGGTATCCTCCTGATAGTTGGATTCTGTTTTTTCCATGTGAACTCTCCATTCTGTCTTGACAGAAGAAGTGGAATCCTGCATGGTTAATGCTTCTTGCCGCAGTTTACTGGTTCTACAGTTTGCACTTTCTCTAAGATCATTGACTGTCATTTGAACCTGATATGATAAATATCAAAAGGAACGTTATGTTCATCATATGTACTCATGGACGTCATTACAGGTAAACTTAGCATATTTAAAAGCAAAGGTTACCAATTGTTTCTTTCTTGCATTTGAACTTGCTAGCATTTCTGCCACTTTCTCCAGTAGTTGCTTTTCTTCATATGCAGTACACTCCTAAAAAAGAATGAGAAGCATCaaaggttagaaaagaaaaatgagtgTAAACCATATCAAACCATGATTTATGCAAAATTCTCCAAAAAGAAGGTACTCCGAGCACCTCAAACTTCTTCTCAAGTTCACACAATTTCTGATCATTGACCAATTGTGCTTCTTCCACAATTCGAGTCAGACTAGATGCATGCCTGTCTATTGTCTCAAAAAAGTTCACCGTTATTTTAGATACTGCACGTGTACTCTCTACTGCTCTAGCATGCGCCTGAATGAAAAATAGCATAAATTTCAGGATATATATCACAGCAATTCAgtcaaaaaactaaaaataacagACCTCTTGTTGTTGACGAGCATAAGCTGTTAAATTGGCCTCTTGCTTGTGGAGACTACTTTGAAGATCATTTAGTAACGAATCAGCTTCTAAGGCAATTCCTTTAAAAAGCTGAACCACATAAATTGAGTTAAAAAGGGCCAGAAATCTTAATTAGAATCAACTTAAGGTTAAAGACAACTTACATCCTCCAAGGCAGATGAATGCTTGGCTACTTCAGATTTCAAGTCATCGTAAGTTAACTGGTTATTTACTTTAAGCTCCTCAGCTAAATCATCCAGAGCTTTGATACCAGAACCATACATGTTTTTCAACTTTCCTACTCGTTCTCTAAGATCTTCGGTAGCCTTCAAAATCATACCAAAATGAAGTTCACAAATCAGAAAACTGAAGTTTAACAAATGAATACAATCACATCGTTTGTTAACCCACCTTTGCTTTCATTGATACAAAAGACTGCATATCTTCATCCATGTCCTTCAGTTGCTGCTCTTGATGCATTACTGAAGCTGAAACTGTCTTGTGCAAAACTTCAAGTTGTTGAGCTAACTGAGACTGGAATTTCTGGATAAGTATTCTATTTCCttcttcaattttatccttCCGCTCTGAAGGTTGGAAAAGGCAATTTCATCCATGATGTCAGAACCATGTGCTTCTCCAATTTTAGAAAACCATTAGAGAATTACACTCACCAATTTTTGAAAACAGGTTTGACACATCTGATGCAGCATTCTCAAGCTCTGATCGTAGTTCAATAGCATGCTCCACAAGTTCTTTCTCTAGAAAAGGTATGAAAATTTGTTGAAATTAAAAGATTGGAAGTATAATGATCTTACCTAAGGCATGAAACGAGTAGCATTTGAACCAACCCAGAAAACGTATCTAATAGGGAACACACAAATGGCACAATTACTAACCAGATTTTAGGAGATTTGATATCAAAAATTCCTTTTCCTTAATTGTTGCATTTGCTTGTTTGTGCCTCTCCTCAAGATCAAACAACAACTGCTCAGTTTCTTCTAGACTTTTCTGAAAATACAGATGTCAGGTGTAAGTTCAATTCTTGAATAGATAAAATGTCCAGAACTAAAGAATGCAGTTAGCACAGCCACTTTTACCTCAgttttttcaagtttaataCTTAATTCAGCAGTCAAAAGTTGCTGAGAATTGTAGAGTTCTTGAAGCTCCATCAATTGCTACACACATATGGCCAGTTCGTGTTTCAATAGCTAAGTAATCAATAAACAAAACAAATGTAGGAgtataattaataatgaaatataCCTTATCCTTAGACTCTGCTTCTAGTTCCATGCGTTCTATCTTCTCAGCCATGGCCTAGAAAAACATAGTGAAAATTTAAGATTAGGAATATTTCCAGAATTATAACAgtatattcatatatttaaacaCTTATTAGGAAACCTTCTTCTCTGCTTCTTCATGAAGGTAGCGATCACGTGGTATATAGATTCCATTCTTCTCTCTTGCTGCATACACCTCTGTTTAACataaataagaagaagaaaaagactacATTTCAGCACTGAACCAGagggaaaaaaagagaaagaacaACCAACAGACTATTAGAGAAAAAAGAGCACCAATAAAAACAAAGGGACAGAAGCTACATTAATATGGAACGGTCAACGACCTTGTTTTAGTCTGTCAATTTCAGAATACAAATCCTTAATCATTGCAGATTTCATCATTTTCTGAttaatctgaaaaaaaaaatcaactttaaACTATTAGACATGCTCTGCTACCTGATAAAAGGAGCAAAAGGTTGATCAAAACGAAGGAGCAGCTATAAAAAGTCACCTCTGGTTTGTTCTTGATATTTTTTGCACGGTGTGCATAATCCAAGGTACTAAGGGTTTCTTCCAAACAGTGAATGGAAGGGGATATTGTTGCAATAATGCACGTTTTGGTTTTACCACCCAAGGAATCCCTCAACAATCTGGTTAATTTGCTATCCCTGATATAGTAAGATATatcttaataataaaatcactctccacatttaaaaataatcaaaaaatgaaaaagagattTGACTAGAAAAGTTGCAGTTACTCATACCTATATGGAACATGACCTGAGTGCTCAACTAGAGCATTAATCACTCTACCAAGTGTAAGCAAGCTTTTATTAATCTCCCCAGCCTCCCTTGCTCTACTCTgcaagtattattttttttcatagtgAAGCTCCAaagtaatgatttttttcagACAAATGCCATAGAACGAAGAGGCAGAGATGATGTCAGCAGTGAAAAACACTAAATAAATAGACAAGGCCCAAATGGTAATTCAATTTCAGAAATACAGTGAAGCGATATTACACAATTTAGACACTATCAATATTCTTACATCCCGACTACAATAAGTTATCTCCCAGGAAGTATGTCAAACAGAGGTTTTCACATTTTTACCATTTAAATGCATGTGCCAACATTTAATCATCTGTACCTCTCTTGCACCAGATCGTGAAATATTCTCAGAGCCTGCAAGATCCACAAGATTTAGCTTCCCGCATTTAATCATTTCCTCACCCTCTGGAGTGGATTCCTTAATATGAATTGTGATAGAAAATATGGAGTGAGAACGACTGCTTTGTTTGTTGAGAAGAGTCTCAGCTGTACGCCTCTTTGCAGAACCTTTTTCCAATATCTTGTAAATTTCATTTGCAGTGCAAACAATCTCTTCTTCCAAACCCCTGACAAAAACACCCCCCTTCCCGTCCTCCATTAGAGCAATTGGTTTCCTAGACTTGTCATCTATAAATTTTGTTGTCTCCTCAGGGGCCAAAAGATCACTTATTTCCTCATTGTAAAGCTCTAGAAACGTTACTTTCATGTTATACTCAGCATTCTGAGCTTCCAATATATCAAAAATCTGTTTCACAGCTCTCGGGATGACACCAGCATCACTCGGAAATTCGCCATTCTGCAGAATCAAGCagcaaagaaagaaagaaatttcaATACAAAGCAATGAGAAAATAACAGAGTTTATTAGGTGACATGAATAACCTTCTTTCTTGCACCTCCTTCCATTGTGTAAGTCTTCCCTGTCCCGGTCTGTCCATACGCAAAAATAGTGCAGTTATAGCCCTCGAGCACTTCATACACAATTGGAGACACTGCCTGCTCATACAGCTCTTTCTGTTGAGAGTTAGGACCAAACACCTACGCCAAAATAGCCCAAAATCAGCATAATCGCACGGTACAATCTTATCAAGATCATGATTACGATTGATAAGAGAGTAGGTACATAGTAATGTCACAATAATTAAAGAACTCcgaattcaaaatttaattccTCAACGTTGTTGTCTTCTGGAAATCTGAAAGTACATTTAATGAAATTCTCTCTCCTAACTCGAGCCTTCAATGCATAAGCCGTTCAAATTACAACAACACTTTATTATCCTCAATTCAAAGAGCacaacaataattttaaaaaaaaaaggaaaatgcagAAAACCTTGTCAAACGCGAAGGTTCTATCGATCTGTTTGTTGGCGATGCTCTGAACAGCTGAAACCTCTCGTCTACCTTCGTTACACGATATCACAACCGGCGTGTGCAGCCTCATTTCATCTTCACTCAACGGCCTGCAGAAACGACAccgattttattttatttcacttttCAGTTTCGGAGCCGTAAAACGCTAAACAAGCTCAATGACCGAGTCAGCGGCGAGTTAGAGCGAGTCAAACTCACCTGCACCGTACGAGAACCTGCACATTGACGCCTTTGTCCTTATCATACTTGCCATGAGTGCTGGAATTTGAATCCGCAGATCGCAGATCTCGCGCCGGCTTATCGCTGGAGCGCGGCGTCTGCGACGGCGACAACGGTATCATTCCGCCTGCTCCTCTTCTCTGCTGCGTCTCCATTGCGGTTCCACCTTCTAAATCGGTTCGGCGAATCGCGATCAGTGAAACGCTTCTTCCGGCGTCCTCTCACTGCGTGCGATTTGCGGTGCGATCCGCGCGACGGAAGAGTGAAAGTGTGAGAGTGAAGCTGCGAAGAGAAGAATGAAATGTGCGGATCGTGCAGGAAGAATAATCCGCTGCGGAGTTGAAATCGGAAGTTACAGTGTGCCGGCCTTCTAGTGTGTTCTGTTTCAAACGGAACTTCACGTGAGAAGTGGTGGAGTCAAAGACTGTTCACATTACACACAACACAACCAATGCCTTTAAGATATCTTTCTTACTATTTTTTATGCTTAATGTGTATATCTAATAGTATCAAGAGAGAGTACCTCTTTTGGGAGctgaaagggaaaaaaaagtgGTGCAATTAGACAAaagtaaattattaatataaaaaaggaaaatggaAATTGAATTTTGAAGATCGTTGAGGGGCGTTTGAAAATAACTGACGGAAAGTTATCAGGAGAAGGACGGGGATGACGGCGTCTATGTGGGACGTTTCACGTATCATATCATCCGACCGTTATAAAGAGGAGAAGCTAGGTAAATAGAAattgtttacattttttttgaatttttttgaattacaaTTTTTCCGAATTCAAGAGCTTTTCTAAGTGCGATTAGATTTGGGATTACACTTGCTTTAAGAAGAAGTAGGTCCCTTAATCACTGTTTTAGAATTAGGTTTTTCCTGCG
The genomic region above belongs to Phaseolus vulgaris cultivar G19833 unplaced genomic scaffold, P. vulgaris v2.0 scaffold_30, whole genome shotgun sequence and contains:
- the LOC137817317 gene encoding kinesin-like protein KIN-5D, with protein sequence METQQRRGAGGMIPLSPSQTPRSSDKPARDLRSADSNSSTHGKYDKDKGVNVQVLVRCRPLSEDEMRLHTPVVISCNEGRREVSAVQSIANKQIDRTFAFDKVFGPNSQQKELYEQAVSPIVYEVLEGYNCTIFAYGQTGTGKTYTMEGGARKKNGEFPSDAGVIPRAVKQIFDILEAQNAEYNMKVTFLELYNEEISDLLAPEETTKFIDDKSRKPIALMEDGKGGVFVRGLEEEIVCTANEIYKILEKGSAKRRTAETLLNKQSSRSHSIFSITIHIKESTPEGEEMIKCGKLNLVDLAGSENISRSGARESRAREAGEINKSLLTLGRVINALVEHSGHVPYRDSKLTRLLRDSLGGKTKTCIIATISPSIHCLEETLSTLDYAHRAKNIKNKPEINQKMMKSAMIKDLYSEIDRLKQEVYAAREKNGIYIPRDRYLHEEAEKKAMAEKIERMELEAESKDKQLMELQELYNSQQLLTAELSIKLEKTEKSLEETEQLLFDLEERHKQANATIKEKEFLISNLLKSEKELVEHAIELRSELENAASDVSNLFSKIERKDKIEEGNRILIQKFQSQLAQQLEVLHKTVSASVMHQEQQLKDMDEDMQSFVSMKAKATEDLRERVGKLKNMYGSGIKALDDLAEELKVNNQLTYDDLKSEVAKHSSALEDLFKGIALEADSLLNDLQSSLHKQEANLTAYARQQQEAHARAVESTRAVSKITVNFFETIDRHASSLTRIVEEAQLVNDQKLCELEKKFEECTAYEEKQLLEKVAEMLASSNARKKQLVQMTVNDLRESANCRTSKLRQEALTMQDSTSSVKTEWRVHMEKTESNYQEDTSAVESGKKDLVEVLQICLNKAKVGSQQWRKAQESLLGLEKRNAASVDTIVRGGIEANQTLRSRFSSAVSTTLEDAGIANKDINSSIDHSLQLDHEACGNLNSMIIPCCGDLRELKGGHYHKIVEITEHAGECLLNEYVVDEPSCSTPRKRLFNLPSVSSIEELRTPSFEELLRSFWDARSPKHANGDVKHIGAYEAAQSVRDSRVPLIAIN
- the LOC137817316 gene encoding uncharacterized protein, producing the protein MAIEKNSFKVSRLDSECSPRSRESMSSDEEVVRRRNSAVESDDDDEFDDADSGAGSDDFDLLELGETGAEFCQIGNQTCSIPLELYDLAGLEDVLSVDVWNDLLSEEERFELAKYLPDMDQETFMQTLKEVFTGCNLHFGSPIKKLFDMLKGGLCEPRVALYREGMNSFQKRRHYHLLRKHQNNMVSNLCQIRDAWLNCRGYSIEERLRVLNIMRSQKSLMYEKEDLEVDSSDEESGEGIWNRKNKDRKISQKMGRYPFHGVGSGSDIHPRVRSAAIEQEKFGKQNPKGILKLAGSKPPSVKDPSGRISSPYPTLDVNPGVNGSTSALSHQNKSAGYDSGSMLRMRDQQWNGDNNEEMSHGPTALQDRNLLRGNMIDKSNFRKRGKRHDLLRGDEMDTDNLMGLSLSSRTDLHGYTRNAHQTSDLKNFPAKPSSKRGSYEYSRNVKYPPENVQQFVGSEQAKSRFRSSQLPLKGSTVDSGDYDELFCSNETPGQEFGMDSSFKYDDWYQKGKKWKAGRESPDLSYTPFRSSSPQVNDRLLSSDFRAKSLQEKIRGTSMQNGGKETMPLRGNLLLRSEETESDSSEQLGDEEDDTPLLQSKYAYMMGTAAGSRSKLLKAHLDPKKAKFVTDLKPHVITQFKKKGGFTERGQMHGVDNYLSKAKQKGEIRNGGAFHKQAGKFIEESYPLGSDMLDDGDDDWKQVYKTGKNGRIRGDPIGRLDMPSSNAYTAERKKKGRTDLDHSIVRSKYLHDYVGDEDDAFERRLVVDNNEVGQSRHGRKGQKYVAAYKGDQNERSEAPLGCNSASKKRKMKDDDIGGRDEDGNLLSATPTDDLTYSKRKSKKKIEIERISSEMDNSDMRLTDMGTADRELETKPQKKTFTLITPTVHTGFSFSIVHLLSAVRMAMISPHAEDSLEVGKPIEELNKAQEGTENGDLSNSKIDANGESTDHLNMLSLTVQEIVNRVRSNPGDPCILETQEPLQDLVRGVLKIFSSKTAPLGAKGWKVLAVYEKSNKSWSWTGPVIHNSHDHDTIEEVTSPEAWGLPHKMLVKLVDSFANWLKCGQETLQQIGSLPAPPLALMQVNLDEKERFRDLRAQKSLNTISPSSEEVRAYFRKEEVLRYSIPDRAFSYTAADGKKSIVAPLKRGGGKPTSKARDHFMLKRDRPPHVTILCLVRDAAARLPGSIGTRADVCTLIRDSQYIVEDVSDAQINQVVSGALDRLHYERDPCVQFDGERKLWVYLHREREEEDFEDDGTSSTKKWKRQKKDAADQSDQGTVTVACQGTGEQSGYDLCSDLNVDPPPCTDDDKGMELLSTDARLNEETHVDVNLASEEGNACDGNSMAWESLGLNPTRELCQENSTNEDFDDESFGRERPVGLLSASLL